The Triticum aestivum cultivar Chinese Spring chromosome 3A, IWGSC CS RefSeq v2.1, whole genome shotgun sequence genome includes a region encoding these proteins:
- the LOC123063339 gene encoding UV-stimulated scaffold protein A homolog gives MPRAAGRPPPSEQGPSPSPYTPAADSSVAALIDRATSTTAPSVDPALLRAIKSSARASDGAVRDAFRLLLSLMAKPHSHVRLLAFSIVDELFMRSKLFRSLLADTLDGFLPLAVGFRTNEQLPPPAASAATLRKAAIQALERWHHLFGVHYRQLRLAVEYLKSSARIQFPGLRAAVEARAAREARTQEILTAKVEQLRSTIESIKAEIRSTIQEIRNGLDIIRAEYEKFERYADDDDEEEEIASMAMRSIRTASLMAGQWVPETQENEAVFDALREAYRLLVSKHFSTIQDWISVLVRVNLADNRFRDSALKEFIDVKNEIRAVRSQCNELGLDLDNVRRKKDVQEEDEEDWVEGKIEVPSPPRVVSNLDVAGSSKDNRKGKSMVNSGNGDMPNGGNRSQEMDPERKKLLSEAPLVSWSSVLDRWGSNMDAHVNQRGLELESHWGRMDNDAVIPAAKIAELNVHHSVYKEEPVEILPCHAPLKKGGLCQRRDLKICPFHGPIIPRDARGNPIGKIGGSSDAGGDPLEQKVDIREAGGNPINTNGGIDSEYTQEEGQEPSTSMMTSINNDTSDIDLSKITVDQLAMQAIKNVRKRDMDDKARERAQRARVRQHNEDVLRQAAIASTPHSAAAYGQPSEALGRRGRRRAKTKEPTLSSMLKKKVTAKDRIAGRLLNGHARDATIREASNTEDMTYREAFPNQWQ, from the exons ATGCCGCGTGCCGCCGGCCGACCGCCGCCGTCGGAGCAGGGCCCGAGCCCCTCCCCCTACACCCCGGCGGCGGACTCCTCCGTCGCGGCCCTCATCGACCGCGCCACCTCCACCACGGCCCCCTCCGTCGACCCCGCCCTCCTCCGGGCCATCAAGTCCTCGGCGCGCGCCTCCGACGGCGCCGTCCGCgacgccttccgcctcctcctctccctcatgGCCAAGCCCCACTCCCAC GTGCGGCTCCTGGCCTTCAGCATCGTCGACGAGCTCTTCATGCGCTCCAAGCTCTTCCGCTCCCTCCTCGCGGACACGCTCGACGGGTTCCTCCCGCTGGCCGTCGGCTTCCGCACCAACGAGCAgctcccgccgcccgccgcctccgccgccacgcTCCGGAAGGCCGCCATCCAGGCGCTCGAGCGCTGGCACCACCTCTTCGGCGTGCACTACCGCCAGCTCCGTCTCGCCGTCGAGTACCTCAAGTCGTCCGCGCGCATCCAGTTCCCCGGCCTACGCGCGGCCGTCGAGGCCCGTGCCGCGCGGGAGGCACGCACGCAGGAGATCTTGACAGCCAAGGTCGAACAGCTGCGGTCCACGATTGAATCCATAAAGGCTGAAATCCGGTCCACCATCCAAGAGATCCGCAACGGGCTGGACATCATCCGGGCTGAGTATGAGAAATTCGAGCGTTATGCagacgatgatgacgaggaggaggagattgCTTCAATGGCGATGCGGAGTATCAGGACAGCATCGTTGATGGCCGGGCAATGGGTGCCTGAAACTCAGGAAAACGAGGCGGTTTTCGATGCGTTGAGGGAGGCGTACCGGCTCCTTGTATCGAAGCATTTCAGCACGATTCAGGATTGGATATCTGTGCTTGTCAGGGTCAATCTTGCAGATAATCGGTTCAGAGATTCTGCGTTGAAGGAATTCATCGATGTTAAGAATGAAATACGTGCTGTAAGAAGCCAGTGCAATGAGCTTGGTCTTGACCTTGATAATGTTCGTAGGAAGAAGGATGTTcaggaggaagacgaagaggatTGGGTGGAGGGAAAGATTGAAGTTCCTAGTCCTCCTAGAGTTGTGAGCAATCTAGATGTTGCAGGTTCCAGCAAGGACAATAGGAAGGGAAAGAGCATGGTGAATTCTGGCAATGGTGACATGCCAAATGGTGGTAATAGATCTCAGGAGATGGATCCAGAGAGAAAAAAGCTCCTTTCCGAAGCCCCTTTGGTATCATGGAGCTCTGTCTTGGATCGGTGGGGTTCAAATATGGATGCACATGTGAACCAGAGAGGGCTTGAGCTCGAGAGCCATTGGGGGAGGATGGATAATGACGCTGTTATACCTGCAGCAAAGATTGCAGAGTTAAACGTTCACCATTCTGTTTATAAAGAAGAGCCAGTTGAGATCCTACCATGTCATGCACCTCTGAAGAAAGGAGGTCTTTGCCAGAGAAGGGATCTCAAGATATGCCCTTTTCATGGGCCCATCATCCCACGTGATGCAAGAGGAAATCCAATTGGCAAAATTGGTGGCAGCTCTGATGCGGGAGGCGATCCGCTTGAGCAAAAAGTAGACATTCGTGAGGCAGGAGGAAATCCAATTAACACAAATGGAGGCATTGATAGTGAATATACACAGGAGGAGGGTCAGGAGCCCTCTACTTCAATGATGACAAGCATAAATAATGACACCAGCGACATTGATCTTAGTAAAATTACAGTGGATCAGTTGGCGATGCAAGCGATTAAGAATGTTCGGAAAAGGGATATGGACGACAAAGCACGGGAAAGAGCCCAACGTGCGAGAGTCCGCCAGCACAATGAAGATGTTCTGCGGCAAGCGGCTATTGCTTCAACGCCCCACTCAGCGGCAGCATATGGCCAGCCTTCGGAAGCACTGGGTCGACGTGGTCGACGTCGAGCTAAGACGAAGGAACCTACACTATCATCAATGCTGAAGAAGAAAGTTACCGCAAAAGATAGGATTGCAGGGAGGCTTCTAAATGGTCATGCTAGGGACGCAACAATAAGAGAAGCTTCTAATACTGAGGATATGACCTACAGGGAAGCATTCCCAAATCAGTGGCAGTGA